One window of the Eucalyptus grandis isolate ANBG69807.140 chromosome 6, ASM1654582v1, whole genome shotgun sequence genome contains the following:
- the LOC104448162 gene encoding 40S ribosomal protein S8 encodes MGISRDSMHKRRATGGKKKAWRKKRKYELGRQPANTKLSSNKTVRRIRVRGGNVKWRALRLDTGNYSWGSEAVTRKTRILDVVYNASNNELVRTQTLVKSAIVQVDAAPFKQWYLQHYGVDIGRKKKNQASAKKEGEEAEAPAEEVKKSSHVLRKLEKRQTERKLDQHIEEQFSSGRLLASISSRPGQCGRADGYILEGKELEFYMKKIQRKKGKGAAA; translated from the exons ATGG GTATCTCTCGTGATTCGATGCACAAGAGGCGCGCCACCGGTGGCAAGAAGAAGgcgtggaggaagaagagaaa GTATGAGCTTGGAAGGCAACCTGCCAACACTAAGCTGTCGAGCAACAAGACTGTGAGGAGGATTAGAGTTAGGGGTGGCAATGTGAAGTGGCGTGCTCTGAGGCTCGACACCGGAAATTACTCATGGGGAAGTGAGGCAGTGACCAGGAAGACTAGGATTCTTGATGTGGTGTACAACGCATCCAACAACGAGCTGGTCCGTACCCAGACTCTGGTGAAGAGTGCAATAGTCCAGGTTGATGCAGCACCATTCAAGCAGTGGTATCTCCAGCACTATGGTGTTGATATTGGCCgcaagaagaaaaatcaagcttctgccaagaaagaaggagag GAGGCTGAAGCTCCTGCTGAGGAGGTGAAGAAGAGCAGCCACGTATTGAGAAAGCTTGAGAAACGCCAAACCGAACGCAAGCTTGATCAACATATTGAGGAGCAATTCAGCAGTGGCCGTTTGTTAGCGTCCATCTCATCCCGACCGGGTCAGTGCGGCCGTGCTGATGG ATATATCTTGGAGGGTAAGGAGCTGGAATTCTACATGAAGAAGATTCAGAGGAAGAAGGGCAAGGGAGCTGCcgcataa